One genomic region from Pseudomonadota bacterium encodes:
- a CDS encoding GIY-YIG nuclease family protein — protein MKKWRVYMLRCSDGSLYTGITNDLVSRLRAHHEKKGARYTRSRLPAELVYWEEAGDRSFASRREVALKKLSRKRKLELIAARQFPPKQSG, from the coding sequence ATGAAAAAATGGCGGGTCTACATGCTGCGTTGCAGCGACGGTTCCCTTTATACCGGCATCACTAATGATCTGGTTTCACGCTTGCGGGCGCATCACGAAAAAAAGGGGGCCCGCTATACGCGTTCGCGCCTGCCGGCGGAGCTGGTCTATTGGGAGGAAGCCGGAGACCGCAGTTTTGCCAGCCGCCGGGAAGTTGCGCTCAAGAAGTTGTCTCGTAAAAGAAAACTTGAACTTATCGCCGCGCGTCAGTTTCCACCCAAGCAGTCGGGCTGA